In Lytechinus variegatus isolate NC3 chromosome 18, Lvar_3.0, whole genome shotgun sequence, a single genomic region encodes these proteins:
- the LOC121431658 gene encoding uncharacterized protein LOC121431658 isoform X4, with amino-acid sequence MIEEAHIVHQEASMQVHQEPATMQVQGEPPALQIQGETVMHIHEEGGSPSSNGEVSKAKRRRLSVDAEGVNQLGGCFANGRPLPTQIRQQIVELAREGVRPCDISRQLKVSHGCVSKILVRFYETGSIKPGVIGGSKPKVATRDVVNKIADYKRDNPTIFAWEIRDRLLSENICAKETVPSVSSINRILRNKIVNGFVMEEATLTKKKPSPAELDLPEDALPTQVTIQRPAAQQIMAHNAQQPPTITPAQFAQYYNSLQQSPQTGGYPIHVPTTSPQAAATVAPGGATVRLPPAYTIKELLGKQVVVVQAHVAPQPIKKEKNVGEDAQAYVQQNGVSPQTRPTMAQLSPAKGVEGVQMAEPITNVRTVQVAVPARPDQLNPVGTAVTTNPSPTAITPAQMTAFTGVTIKTEQPETDANGNARASSLKGYYESFARELAMSAGAIPSQEQRLVIPLSESAGLHTLTPIQSETNIGGAYTRVVESPKVEELRLARVRQAGTPGLAIGSPGVADNTTFTELKPASVLGYQEVYATAQPAVQNTNGTTLTTAAGQTTGVTTASLANLLPNTTTTAPSKPAVSS; translated from the exons ATGATAGAAGAGGCCCATATCGTCCACCAAGAGGCATCGATGCAGGTTCACCAAGAACCAGCAACGATGCAAGTCCAAGGAGAACCACCTGCACTTCAGATCCAAGGTGAAACGGTGATGCACATTCATGAAGAAGGTGGTAGTCCTTCGTCAAATGGGGAAGTGTCAAAGGCTAAGAGAAGACGATTGTCAG TAGACGCAGAGGGAGTTAACCAATTAGGAGGATGTTTTGCCAACGGACGCCCTCTACCAACGCAGATTCGGCAACAGATCGTAGAGTTAGCAAGGGAAGGTGTACGACCATGTGACATTTCCAGACAGCTCAAAGTTTCACATGGCTGTGTCAGCAAAATTCTTGTCAG ATTTTATGAGACTGGATCCATCAAACCAGGGGTCATCGGTGGCAGTAAACCAAAGGTTGCCACCAGAGATGTTGTCAACAAGATTGCAGACTACAAGCGTGACAACCCAACTATCTTCGCTTGGGAGATCCGTGACAGGTTACTCTCTgagaacatttgtgccaaggaGACAGTACCAAGTGTCAGTTCTATCAACAG AATATTGCGGAATAAGATCGTGAATGGTTTTGTTATGGAAGAAGCAACACTGACTAAAAAGAAACCAAGCCCTGCTGAACTCGATCTTCCCGAAGACGCCCTTCCAACTCAAGTCACCATCCAGCGCCCTGCCGCACAACAAATCATGGCGCACAACGCGCAGCAACCCCCAACCATCACTCCTGCGCAGTTTGCGCAGTACTACAACAGCCTTCAGCAGAGTCCGCAGACGGGAGGGTATCCGATCCACGTCCCGACGACGTCTCCCCAGGCAGCAGCCACTGTGGCTCCAGGTGGGGCCACTGTCAGGCTTCCGCCAGCCTACACCATAAAGGAACTCTTGGGTAAGCAGGTGGTGGTGGTACAGGCTCACGTCGCCCCTCAGCCCATTAAGAAGGAGAAAAATGTAGGAGAAG ATGCACAGGCATATGTCCAGCAGAACGGTGTCAGCCCCCAAACCAGACCAACCATGGCACAGCTCTCCCCTGCCAAAGGGGTAGAAGGGGTGCAGATGGCTGAACCCATTACCAATGTCCGTACCGTCCAGGTGGCCGTCCCAGCTAGACCAGACCAGCTGAATCCAGTCGGTACAGCAGTCACCACTAACCCGTCGCCGACGGCAATCACTCCTGCCCAGATGACTGCGTTTACGGGAGTTACCATTAAGACAGAGCAGCCGGAAACTGATGCCAACGGAAATGCCCGTGCCAGCAGTCTGAAAGGCTACTATGAGAGCTTCGCCAGGGAACTTGCCATGAGTGCTGGGGCCATCCCTTCTCAGGAGCAGAGATTGGTG ATTCCATTATCCGAGTCGGCTGGGTTGCACACATTGACACCCATTCAGAGTGAAACGAACATAGGGGGCGCATATACGCGAGTCGTTGAAAGTCCCAAAGTGGAAGAATTGAGATTAGCAAGAg TTCGGCAAGCAGGAACCCCAGGCCTAGCCATCGGCAGCCCAGGAGTAGCGGATAATACTACATTCACAGAGCTCAAACCTGCCAGCGTTCTAGGTTATCAAGAAGTTTATGCAACTGCTCAGCCCGCTGTTCAAA ATACGAATGGTACCACACTGACAACAGCTGCAGGTCAGACCACCGGGGTTACAACCGCCTCCTTAGCGAATCTCTTgcccaacaccaccaccacagcTCCATCGAAACCAG CTGTGTCCTCATAA
- the LOC121431658 gene encoding uncharacterized protein LOC121431658 isoform X3, whose amino-acid sequence MIEEAHIVHQEASMQVHQEPATMQVQGEPPALQIQGETVMHIHEEGGSPSSNGEVSKAKRRRLSVDAEGVNQLGGCFANGRPLPTQIRQQIVELAREGVRPCDISRQLKVSHGCVSKILVRFYETGSIKPGVIGGSKPKVATRDVVNKIADYKRDNPTIFAWEIRDRLLSENICAKETVPSVSSINRILRNKIVNGFVMEEATLTKKKPSPAELDLPEDALPTQVTIQRPAAQQIMAHNAQQPPTITPAQFAQYYNSLQQSPQTGGYPIHVPTTSPQAAATVAPGGATVRLPPAYTIKELLDAQAYVQQNGVSPQTRPTMAQLSPAKGVEGVQMAEPITNVRTVQVAVPARPDQLNPVGTAVTTNPSPTAITPAQMTAFTGVTIKTEQPETDANGNARASSLKGYYESFARELAMSAGAIPSQEQRLVIPLSESAGLHTLTPIQSETNIGGAYTRVVESPKVEELRLARVRQAGTPGLAIGSPGVADNTTFTELKPASVLGYQEVYATAQPAVQNTNGTTLTTAAGQTTGVTTASLANLLPNTTTTAPSKPDYAAQIHHLQQASIALAHRQQQEQQQLQLQQQQLQNGHPFDTSSLTNNAWPRPSLISSHPA is encoded by the exons ATGATAGAAGAGGCCCATATCGTCCACCAAGAGGCATCGATGCAGGTTCACCAAGAACCAGCAACGATGCAAGTCCAAGGAGAACCACCTGCACTTCAGATCCAAGGTGAAACGGTGATGCACATTCATGAAGAAGGTGGTAGTCCTTCGTCAAATGGGGAAGTGTCAAAGGCTAAGAGAAGACGATTGTCAG TAGACGCAGAGGGAGTTAACCAATTAGGAGGATGTTTTGCCAACGGACGCCCTCTACCAACGCAGATTCGGCAACAGATCGTAGAGTTAGCAAGGGAAGGTGTACGACCATGTGACATTTCCAGACAGCTCAAAGTTTCACATGGCTGTGTCAGCAAAATTCTTGTCAG ATTTTATGAGACTGGATCCATCAAACCAGGGGTCATCGGTGGCAGTAAACCAAAGGTTGCCACCAGAGATGTTGTCAACAAGATTGCAGACTACAAGCGTGACAACCCAACTATCTTCGCTTGGGAGATCCGTGACAGGTTACTCTCTgagaacatttgtgccaaggaGACAGTACCAAGTGTCAGTTCTATCAACAG AATATTGCGGAATAAGATCGTGAATGGTTTTGTTATGGAAGAAGCAACACTGACTAAAAAGAAACCAAGCCCTGCTGAACTCGATCTTCCCGAAGACGCCCTTCCAACTCAAGTCACCATCCAGCGCCCTGCCGCACAACAAATCATGGCGCACAACGCGCAGCAACCCCCAACCATCACTCCTGCGCAGTTTGCGCAGTACTACAACAGCCTTCAGCAGAGTCCGCAGACGGGAGGGTATCCGATCCACGTCCCGACGACGTCTCCCCAGGCAGCAGCCACTGTGGCTCCAGGTGGGGCCACTGTCAGGCTTCCGCCAGCCTACACCATAAAGGAACTCTTGG ATGCACAGGCATATGTCCAGCAGAACGGTGTCAGCCCCCAAACCAGACCAACCATGGCACAGCTCTCCCCTGCCAAAGGGGTAGAAGGGGTGCAGATGGCTGAACCCATTACCAATGTCCGTACCGTCCAGGTGGCCGTCCCAGCTAGACCAGACCAGCTGAATCCAGTCGGTACAGCAGTCACCACTAACCCGTCGCCGACGGCAATCACTCCTGCCCAGATGACTGCGTTTACGGGAGTTACCATTAAGACAGAGCAGCCGGAAACTGATGCCAACGGAAATGCCCGTGCCAGCAGTCTGAAAGGCTACTATGAGAGCTTCGCCAGGGAACTTGCCATGAGTGCTGGGGCCATCCCTTCTCAGGAGCAGAGATTGGTG ATTCCATTATCCGAGTCGGCTGGGTTGCACACATTGACACCCATTCAGAGTGAAACGAACATAGGGGGCGCATATACGCGAGTCGTTGAAAGTCCCAAAGTGGAAGAATTGAGATTAGCAAGAg TTCGGCAAGCAGGAACCCCAGGCCTAGCCATCGGCAGCCCAGGAGTAGCGGATAATACTACATTCACAGAGCTCAAACCTGCCAGCGTTCTAGGTTATCAAGAAGTTTATGCAACTGCTCAGCCCGCTGTTCAAA ATACGAATGGTACCACACTGACAACAGCTGCAGGTCAGACCACCGGGGTTACAACCGCCTCCTTAGCGAATCTCTTgcccaacaccaccaccacagcTCCATCGAAACCAG ACTACGCTGCTCAAATTCACCACCTACAACAAGCCAGTATAGCCCTGGCCCATCGGCAACAGCAAGAGCAGCAACAGCTGCAGCTTCAGCAACAACAACTGCAAAATGGTCACCCCTTTGACACATCTTCCTTAACCAACAACGCGTGGCCACGACCGAGTTTGATTTCTTCTCACCCTGCATGA
- the LOC121431658 gene encoding uncharacterized protein LOC121431658 isoform X1, whose protein sequence is MIEEAHIVHQEASMQVHQEPATMQVQGEPPALQIQGETVMHIHEEGGSPSSNGEVSKAKRRRLSVDAEGVNQLGGCFANGRPLPTQIRQQIVELAREGVRPCDISRQLKVSHGCVSKILVRFYETGSIKPGVIGGSKPKVATRDVVNKIADYKRDNPTIFAWEIRDRLLSENICAKETVPSVSSINRILRNKIVNGFVMEEATLTKKKPSPAELDLPEDALPTQVTIQRPAAQQIMAHNAQQPPTITPAQFAQYYNSLQQSPQTGGYPIHVPTTSPQAAATVAPGGATVRLPPAYTIKELLGKQVVVVQAHVAPQPIKKEKNVGEDAQAYVQQNGVSPQTRPTMAQLSPAKGVEGVQMAEPITNVRTVQVAVPARPDQLNPVGTAVTTNPSPTAITPAQMTAFTGVTIKTEQPETDANGNARASSLKGYYESFARELAMSAGAIPSQEQRLVIPLSESAGLHTLTPIQSETNIGGAYTRVVESPKVEELRLARVRQAGTPGLAIGSPGVADNTTFTELKPASVLGYQEVYATAQPAVQNTNGTTLTTAAGQTTGVTTASLANLLPNTTTTAPSKPDYAAQIHHLQQASIALAHRQQQEQQQLQLQQQQLQNGHPFDTSSLTNNAWPRPSLISSHPA, encoded by the exons ATGATAGAAGAGGCCCATATCGTCCACCAAGAGGCATCGATGCAGGTTCACCAAGAACCAGCAACGATGCAAGTCCAAGGAGAACCACCTGCACTTCAGATCCAAGGTGAAACGGTGATGCACATTCATGAAGAAGGTGGTAGTCCTTCGTCAAATGGGGAAGTGTCAAAGGCTAAGAGAAGACGATTGTCAG TAGACGCAGAGGGAGTTAACCAATTAGGAGGATGTTTTGCCAACGGACGCCCTCTACCAACGCAGATTCGGCAACAGATCGTAGAGTTAGCAAGGGAAGGTGTACGACCATGTGACATTTCCAGACAGCTCAAAGTTTCACATGGCTGTGTCAGCAAAATTCTTGTCAG ATTTTATGAGACTGGATCCATCAAACCAGGGGTCATCGGTGGCAGTAAACCAAAGGTTGCCACCAGAGATGTTGTCAACAAGATTGCAGACTACAAGCGTGACAACCCAACTATCTTCGCTTGGGAGATCCGTGACAGGTTACTCTCTgagaacatttgtgccaaggaGACAGTACCAAGTGTCAGTTCTATCAACAG AATATTGCGGAATAAGATCGTGAATGGTTTTGTTATGGAAGAAGCAACACTGACTAAAAAGAAACCAAGCCCTGCTGAACTCGATCTTCCCGAAGACGCCCTTCCAACTCAAGTCACCATCCAGCGCCCTGCCGCACAACAAATCATGGCGCACAACGCGCAGCAACCCCCAACCATCACTCCTGCGCAGTTTGCGCAGTACTACAACAGCCTTCAGCAGAGTCCGCAGACGGGAGGGTATCCGATCCACGTCCCGACGACGTCTCCCCAGGCAGCAGCCACTGTGGCTCCAGGTGGGGCCACTGTCAGGCTTCCGCCAGCCTACACCATAAAGGAACTCTTGGGTAAGCAGGTGGTGGTGGTACAGGCTCACGTCGCCCCTCAGCCCATTAAGAAGGAGAAAAATGTAGGAGAAG ATGCACAGGCATATGTCCAGCAGAACGGTGTCAGCCCCCAAACCAGACCAACCATGGCACAGCTCTCCCCTGCCAAAGGGGTAGAAGGGGTGCAGATGGCTGAACCCATTACCAATGTCCGTACCGTCCAGGTGGCCGTCCCAGCTAGACCAGACCAGCTGAATCCAGTCGGTACAGCAGTCACCACTAACCCGTCGCCGACGGCAATCACTCCTGCCCAGATGACTGCGTTTACGGGAGTTACCATTAAGACAGAGCAGCCGGAAACTGATGCCAACGGAAATGCCCGTGCCAGCAGTCTGAAAGGCTACTATGAGAGCTTCGCCAGGGAACTTGCCATGAGTGCTGGGGCCATCCCTTCTCAGGAGCAGAGATTGGTG ATTCCATTATCCGAGTCGGCTGGGTTGCACACATTGACACCCATTCAGAGTGAAACGAACATAGGGGGCGCATATACGCGAGTCGTTGAAAGTCCCAAAGTGGAAGAATTGAGATTAGCAAGAg TTCGGCAAGCAGGAACCCCAGGCCTAGCCATCGGCAGCCCAGGAGTAGCGGATAATACTACATTCACAGAGCTCAAACCTGCCAGCGTTCTAGGTTATCAAGAAGTTTATGCAACTGCTCAGCCCGCTGTTCAAA ATACGAATGGTACCACACTGACAACAGCTGCAGGTCAGACCACCGGGGTTACAACCGCCTCCTTAGCGAATCTCTTgcccaacaccaccaccacagcTCCATCGAAACCAG ACTACGCTGCTCAAATTCACCACCTACAACAAGCCAGTATAGCCCTGGCCCATCGGCAACAGCAAGAGCAGCAACAGCTGCAGCTTCAGCAACAACAACTGCAAAATGGTCACCCCTTTGACACATCTTCCTTAACCAACAACGCGTGGCCACGACCGAGTTTGATTTCTTCTCACCCTGCATGA
- the LOC121431658 gene encoding uncharacterized protein LOC121431658 isoform X2, with product MIEEAHIVHQEASMQVHQEPATMQVQGEPPALQIQGETVMHIHEEGGSPSSNGEVSKAKRRRLSDAEGVNQLGGCFANGRPLPTQIRQQIVELAREGVRPCDISRQLKVSHGCVSKILVRFYETGSIKPGVIGGSKPKVATRDVVNKIADYKRDNPTIFAWEIRDRLLSENICAKETVPSVSSINRILRNKIVNGFVMEEATLTKKKPSPAELDLPEDALPTQVTIQRPAAQQIMAHNAQQPPTITPAQFAQYYNSLQQSPQTGGYPIHVPTTSPQAAATVAPGGATVRLPPAYTIKELLGKQVVVVQAHVAPQPIKKEKNVGEDAQAYVQQNGVSPQTRPTMAQLSPAKGVEGVQMAEPITNVRTVQVAVPARPDQLNPVGTAVTTNPSPTAITPAQMTAFTGVTIKTEQPETDANGNARASSLKGYYESFARELAMSAGAIPSQEQRLVIPLSESAGLHTLTPIQSETNIGGAYTRVVESPKVEELRLARVRQAGTPGLAIGSPGVADNTTFTELKPASVLGYQEVYATAQPAVQNTNGTTLTTAAGQTTGVTTASLANLLPNTTTTAPSKPDYAAQIHHLQQASIALAHRQQQEQQQLQLQQQQLQNGHPFDTSSLTNNAWPRPSLISSHPA from the exons ATGATAGAAGAGGCCCATATCGTCCACCAAGAGGCATCGATGCAGGTTCACCAAGAACCAGCAACGATGCAAGTCCAAGGAGAACCACCTGCACTTCAGATCCAAGGTGAAACGGTGATGCACATTCATGAAGAAGGTGGTAGTCCTTCGTCAAATGGGGAAGTGTCAAAGGCTAAGAGAAGACGATTGTCAG ACGCAGAGGGAGTTAACCAATTAGGAGGATGTTTTGCCAACGGACGCCCTCTACCAACGCAGATTCGGCAACAGATCGTAGAGTTAGCAAGGGAAGGTGTACGACCATGTGACATTTCCAGACAGCTCAAAGTTTCACATGGCTGTGTCAGCAAAATTCTTGTCAG ATTTTATGAGACTGGATCCATCAAACCAGGGGTCATCGGTGGCAGTAAACCAAAGGTTGCCACCAGAGATGTTGTCAACAAGATTGCAGACTACAAGCGTGACAACCCAACTATCTTCGCTTGGGAGATCCGTGACAGGTTACTCTCTgagaacatttgtgccaaggaGACAGTACCAAGTGTCAGTTCTATCAACAG AATATTGCGGAATAAGATCGTGAATGGTTTTGTTATGGAAGAAGCAACACTGACTAAAAAGAAACCAAGCCCTGCTGAACTCGATCTTCCCGAAGACGCCCTTCCAACTCAAGTCACCATCCAGCGCCCTGCCGCACAACAAATCATGGCGCACAACGCGCAGCAACCCCCAACCATCACTCCTGCGCAGTTTGCGCAGTACTACAACAGCCTTCAGCAGAGTCCGCAGACGGGAGGGTATCCGATCCACGTCCCGACGACGTCTCCCCAGGCAGCAGCCACTGTGGCTCCAGGTGGGGCCACTGTCAGGCTTCCGCCAGCCTACACCATAAAGGAACTCTTGGGTAAGCAGGTGGTGGTGGTACAGGCTCACGTCGCCCCTCAGCCCATTAAGAAGGAGAAAAATGTAGGAGAAG ATGCACAGGCATATGTCCAGCAGAACGGTGTCAGCCCCCAAACCAGACCAACCATGGCACAGCTCTCCCCTGCCAAAGGGGTAGAAGGGGTGCAGATGGCTGAACCCATTACCAATGTCCGTACCGTCCAGGTGGCCGTCCCAGCTAGACCAGACCAGCTGAATCCAGTCGGTACAGCAGTCACCACTAACCCGTCGCCGACGGCAATCACTCCTGCCCAGATGACTGCGTTTACGGGAGTTACCATTAAGACAGAGCAGCCGGAAACTGATGCCAACGGAAATGCCCGTGCCAGCAGTCTGAAAGGCTACTATGAGAGCTTCGCCAGGGAACTTGCCATGAGTGCTGGGGCCATCCCTTCTCAGGAGCAGAGATTGGTG ATTCCATTATCCGAGTCGGCTGGGTTGCACACATTGACACCCATTCAGAGTGAAACGAACATAGGGGGCGCATATACGCGAGTCGTTGAAAGTCCCAAAGTGGAAGAATTGAGATTAGCAAGAg TTCGGCAAGCAGGAACCCCAGGCCTAGCCATCGGCAGCCCAGGAGTAGCGGATAATACTACATTCACAGAGCTCAAACCTGCCAGCGTTCTAGGTTATCAAGAAGTTTATGCAACTGCTCAGCCCGCTGTTCAAA ATACGAATGGTACCACACTGACAACAGCTGCAGGTCAGACCACCGGGGTTACAACCGCCTCCTTAGCGAATCTCTTgcccaacaccaccaccacagcTCCATCGAAACCAG ACTACGCTGCTCAAATTCACCACCTACAACAAGCCAGTATAGCCCTGGCCCATCGGCAACAGCAAGAGCAGCAACAGCTGCAGCTTCAGCAACAACAACTGCAAAATGGTCACCCCTTTGACACATCTTCCTTAACCAACAACGCGTGGCCACGACCGAGTTTGATTTCTTCTCACCCTGCATGA